The Klebsiella africana sequence CCATTAATTAAGCCACCTGTAAAAGGATTATCCCCTTTCAGATAGCTGGATGTTGCACCACCTGCCGCATTCCAGCTCATTGTTCCCTTTAATCCTGTATTTCTGGTAAAAGCTCCAACATAAGTCGCAATGAGCACATCCGTTGGATTAACTTCTCCATTAATAAGATACTGAATACCAGCATTTGCCGTTCCGCCTATCGCGCCAGTAATCTGCATTCCTCCCGGCAGATAGATTAGCCCCGCTGAAGCCAACGCACCTGCATAAGCTTTATTTTCAGCAATTCCTCGCTGGCAGGCTTCACCAGACGGGTTATCTGCGCATGAGAGAACATCTGCGCCATGCTCTCTGGCTTTCTCACCCTGGCTCCATTCGTTCCCACCCATCAGGTTATTCTCCACCGCGTTCTTCCCGGCCTGCGCACCCGCCACCGCATCCGCGCTGCTGCCTCCGCTAAGCCCCCCCATCAGTCCCGCCGCCAGCGTACTCAGCGCGCTTATCGTCGACCTCTGCTCTTCCGACAGCTCTTCTGTCTTAACATCCGGATAATATTCCACCGCTATCCAGCGCCCCAGCAGCTCGCCGCTCACCGCGCCTGCCGCTCCCGCCAGCGCGCTGTTATTTCCCGATGCCGCCGCTATCGCTCCCCACACCGCGTGCGCCATCGCATTGGCTTCCACATTCACCTTCCGTCGTCTGGCTGTGAATGATTTCCGCCACATACGGACTCACTGCGCCACTCGCCGCCTGCGCCAGGTTGCCCCCCGCCAGACCCTGCATCGCCGCCGTTACCGCCTGCGCCACCTTCTGGTACTTTCCGCCCGTATCGTATTTACCTTAACTTCAACTTAAATATTCCGATAGTAAAAAAACCACAGAATAAAACCTATTAATATTCCAGAAAGAGATACTTTAAAATATGTAAATAATTTACCAATAAAAAACGAGAGTATATTTTCCCCTCCGCCGATCCAGTAACCAAGCAAACTGAATGAAATTGTGATGATTAACAACATGCTAAAAATAGCAAAACATAGATAAAGTAACACAATGAAAGATCTACATCGGAAATTCATCATTGTTGCACCTCATTGTTTTTCAGAGCTTCATTCATCCTCTCTATAAATGCTCCGGAAGCAGCTGCATTCCCCGTATTACCTAAGATCGAAGGTAATTTCCGTCACATGCGACTCGCCGCGCCGCTCACCGCCTGCGCCACCTTCTGGTACTTTCCGCCCGTATCGTAGTCCGCCGTCGCCGTTCGGCTCACCTGCGCGCTGATTTGCTCCTCGCTCGGATAGGTATTGCCTCCCGCTACCTATTACGATTTTTCTTGTAACCCTGGAAATAAATCCAACAACAACCGACCGCGACAATTATTCCAGCAAATGTTGCAGCCTTACTATATTTGATTAAATCATCAATATGAATTTCAAATGGTACATCAAACATAACCCAGAAAAAAAACCTTACACCATAGAGCAATAGCACAACAAAAATATTCATTCCAAAAGCACATGATGCAAGAAGGTAAACAAAAACTGATAGCCATTTTTTTAAGGTCATTGTTTATTCCCCATCAATTTATTGGTATCAACTTTACCAGCCTGACCATTTATAACTTCAGTAGCTAAACTAGCGCCACCATTACCAAATGCTCGGGCTGGCATTCCCTCCCGCTACCAGCTTCGCCCGCGCCGCCGGGTCGCTCTGCGCTGCCTGCGCGTTCAGCTTGCCCTGCGTCACCGCCACCCGGTTCTGCTCTTTCTCCTTATCACATAGCGGGCTCAGCGTCAGCGAACTGTCGCTGACGCTCCCGTTCGCCCCCATCAGAAGAAGCCTGCTCATAATATTATGAACAAGCTTCTTCTGAACGTGAACTAGAATCCTTCAACCTTAAAAAGGCGCGAAAGAATAATTCCGATACCTAGTACCCCTCCTCCCACACTCCCGATTTTTATGCCTTGTAGGATATCATTCCATGACAATTGAAATTCATCACCCAGAATCCATAGCACTGTAACAAAAAAAATTTTTGCCAATAGCCCAGTAATAATTACAGAGAACATACAGACAAAAAATATGCAAAAACTAGCGATCATTTTTCTTTTTAAAAGAAAGATTGAACTACTCATTTCTTAACCTTATTGATAATTCCTTGAGTTTCAACACTGCCGTATTCTGTGCTAAAGGAACCAGTTATATTTCCTGTTGTTCCAGGAATTTTACTTGGCGACATTTCTTTCGATATTCCAATCAGCCCTTTTATTTCCGTATATTTTAATCTAACGGGATCAAATTTGGGGTCCCATCCACCAGTTATCCATTTACCGATTGTATTTGCAGTAGGCTTCACTACATAATGACCAACCCCATATCCTAATCCAGAGCCAACACTACTTGTTATAGCCCCAACCATGGGGTCATCTCCCTTAATATAACTTGATGTCGCTCCACCTGCCGTATTCCATCCCACAGTTCCTAACCAACCAGTTTTTGAGGTTGCTGCTCCAACCCAAGTCGCTAT is a genomic window containing:
- a CDS encoding VENN motif pre-toxin domain-containing protein; translated protein: MEANAMAHAVWGAIAAASGNNSALAGAAGAVSGELLGRWIAVEYYPDVKTEELSEEQRSTISALSTLAAGLMGGLSGGSSADAVAGAQAGKNAVENNLMGGNEWSQGEKAREHGADVLSCADNPSGEACQRGIAENKAYAGALASAGLIYLPGGMQITGAIGGTANAGIQYLINGEVNPTDVLIATYVGAFTRNTGLKGTMSWNAAGGATSSYLKGDNPFTGGLINGLASGMGYGAGKLVELPFDKVLNPMKPWKDWIWTDVGMGISKPLPINPVPGIAGNTAGSAVTEILNDQAGKTGVKLQKGNQK